A window of Salvia splendens isolate huo1 chromosome 8, SspV2, whole genome shotgun sequence genomic DNA:
ttagtgggttgagttagtggaatatgaatatCATTATTAAAAGTAGTAAAATGTAaagatataattttattatcaaTGACTGAAAAAGGAAAGTTATGTCGATAAATCATGGACATGATGAGAAGGAGTACATTGTACGCTTCttaattgaattatttaaatttttttgttactAGAATAAGCCTATctagtactacctccgtcccacattaagtgtcacatttaggGTGGgtgcggattttaagaaatataaaaaaaagagttgAGTAAGTTAGTGGATTATAAGTCTCACTtatgtatattagttttataataaaatgtgagtataattggttggtggaatgtAGAGTCTACTTGCCacttatggtaaaagtgaaatttgactcttattgtgggacggactgaaatgacaaaatgtgacacttaatatGAGACGAAGGTAGTATTTGTGAAAATATTATGTGAAACAATAAATAAGGGGAAAACCTACAATAATTGTATATACTTTGGGGTTTcttaaaaaatactattaaaCTATGTTTTTGAATATGTATGAAAATGGAGGGGAATTATTTTGATGGGAGGGTGATTTTTGATAATTGTTGGatgaattaaatttataatttgtcACGCTTTTTGTGATCTATAAACGTTTTCAACACCTATGTAGAGAGCGACTTATGTTTTGAAATACAGTCGattttctcaaattccccaaATCCTCCCCCAAAATTCCCCTCCGGCAACCACCGCCGCCTTCTCCTCGCCGGGAAATGGAAGAGAAGTACTCAACGATGAGTTCCTCTCCAACATCCAGCAATTACACTCACAAGACCACGCAAGAGCTCGCCGCCGAAGGCCAGAAGCACCTCGAGGAGACGATCCAATCCGCCTTCTTAATCCTCTCCGCCATGAACGACGAGCTCTGCAACGCCGCACTCTGGTCAAACACGCCGTCCTCCGCCTCTGCCGCGCCTCCTCCTGGCGGCGCTAATCCCGCTGCTGCTAGCATGAGTAACGGCCACCGCGACGTGTCGTCGGACTCTTCCGCGTCTTCCTCCGCGTCGCAGTCCCACGCTCAGCATCATAATAATAGCTTCGAGATCGGCGGCGGAGCACTCGACGAAGCTAGGCTGCAGTATAAGACCTCCGTCGCGTCGCTGCGTTCAGTCCTCCTCGCTATTTTGAACGCGCAGAAGGTATTtttgttcaaattttttttaaatcatgaGGATAGTAAGTGTGAAATTGCAATTGCCCTTCTACTAATAGTTCTGCGTTAGATGTTTTGGATGTTCTGGAAGTTCCACATATTGGAAGGCTGATTTCATCAAATTGTCTATTAATGCTTGAAGATTCAAACTGTTTCACTCTGGATACttcaatttcaaagtttaaaaaaaatctgaTAGAAATTGTACTCATAGTTTGTTGCTGCTGGTTGTAGTAGGGGGAATACCGCTTAAAATTTCATTTTGCTCTAATATACCATTACTTGTACGGTTATCATATGTTTTAAATGCATGCTAATAGTATTATAGTAGAGCCTGGCTCCATTAATGGTAGTCCTGTTGAGCTGCATATAGAATCAATTTTGATTGCATGATCTTTATGATCTTGATGTTAAGTTAATTTGAGGTGACTTTGATTTTGAGTGCCTGATCTTTCTGTTCATCCAAAGCAGGTTAAAAAATCTGAATCAATGTgatcttatttaaattatgagctGAATTTGATTTTGGGTGCTTGATAGTTGTGTTCATCTAAAGCAGGTTAAAACATCTGAATCGTTGTGATCTTGATTAAATTGTGAGGGGAATTTGATTTTGAGTGCTTGATAATTCTGTTCAACTAAAGCAGGTTAAAACATCTGAATCAGTGTGATCTTGATGTAAAGTTATATTTCGaggtttatttgattttgagtGTCTGATCTTTCTGTTCAACTAAACAGGTTCAATCATCTGAATCAGTTTTGACCACTTCAGGGCCGGTTTCCGATCAAACAGAAATAGAGAAGCTTGAAGAGAAAGCCTCCATCTTAAGAACGGTACTACTACTTTCATTGCAATAATTATTATGTACAGGACTGTAGAGTCATCGGTTGATTTTTCTAGTGAATACTTTATATGTTTGTGTATTTGGGATTAGAAGTGAATCCATCATTCGGTTATACTATCACTTTTAGCTTCTATTGTCCCAACAAAAGTGACTAGAGCCACACATAAGATGAAAATGGCATTCTTATGCTGTAATGCCATATGCATTGATCCAACCCAAATCAACATTGGTCAAACAGATTCAGTAGGCTGTCAAATCATGTGTTCCCTCCCCTTAATATCTCTAAATCCATATGCATTGACCCCAACCCGAATCAACACGTGGCAAACAGATCCAGTAGGCTGAGTCAAATAGTTCATGTGTTCCCTTCCCTTGTAATGTGAAAGTATCAGTAATGGTAGATGTGCTCTTGGTATTCCCAATAGTTCGGTTTACTCTCTGTTTGTTTGTTGTTCGTTTGAGCAAGCATCGCTATCTTCTCTATCGAAATCATTGGAACATATAATTCATTACATATCTTGATTGGAAAAATAGGAACTTGCAGAGAAGAACAAATATCTCAAGATTCTGATTGACCAGCTTCGCGGCCTGCTCAGCGATATATCCACGTGGCAAAGTCCTTGCACGGTATGAGGTTATCGAAAGAACAAGTCTTGTTTCTTTTCCAAAAGGAAAACCATTACTGATGGTGGCTGCAAAGAGATGATGGAGCAGAGCACACTGCAATTCTACTTCACATTTGACATTTTTATTGATCATTATATCTTGTCTTGATACTGATCTTTTCTCAATATATTATGGACCCCTCCTGTTGAATGTTAAAATAGTCATATTTGTACATTGAGTTGTATTGCAAGTGTAGTTTAGGTCACTCACGACGATGGTCACAAATTTTGACCAAACCTATACTATTCACGTGTCACGAATATTGAAGCCTCCCGAGAGCAGATAGTGTTAACAATTTGTCTGGTTCGTGAATATTCAAGCCTCCGAAGAGCAGCTCGTGATTTTAAGCGCGACATAGTTAAAGATCCCATAAATGTCCAGTTATTTAAACTAATCATAGATGTTATAGAACTAGATGAGTTCCGATACAAGCAGAATAACATGGTAAACTGGAGATAAGAATAAATTTGCATAGAGTTAGTTATCTATGGTGCTCTGATCCGAGTTACAGCATACCAAATCAAATCAACTAATGAAACAAACAATTGATTCACAACTCAACTACTCCTATAACCCTACAAAACCCAAAATCCAGAATCTTTCATACAATCTTCACATAATCACACTAATTTTGACTCAAATTTCTCATCAATACACAGTTTCTACTAGAAATCAAGGTAAGAACTCAATCAACCAGTAACCCTAGCCACAGAATATCACAACAAACTCCAATTATATAGGGAAAAAACCTGCAATCAATCACCACAAGTTGAATCACACCAAGACTTTATACTTGGATCTTTTTTCACATGAATTCTCAAGCAACATGAAACCCTATCACAAGGAATTTCCCCAATTATATATGCAAAAGCAAACATCCTACAATCAATCATCACACAGCACACAGCAAAACATCAATATTCACCAATACTATAATTTATTCATCATTCAACAAGTATCCACATGAATACAACAcacgaaacacataaaacaCTTGCGATTCCATAAACATCGCTCAATAAGTCTGTATCGTCAAATGAGTTTAATACATGAAAAAGCCCTAATTATTGGTAACGGTGCCGACGACGGGGTACTTGGCCTGGAACTTCTTCTCCCAGTCGGCCAGAACGCCGAGCTCCTTGTCGGTGAGGCCGTCGAGGTCAGGAACGACGTCGCTCTCGTCCTTGCTCATCTTGGCCAGGGCGCGGCTGGCGTCCTTGCCGGCGAAGACGGCGTAGGCGCCGCCGGGGCCGTAGAAGGATTTGCCGGTGGTGACGTCGTAGATGCTGCCGCGGACGGCCACGTAGATAGGCTTCTCCGGATCGGAGCCGTCGTAGGCTTTCAGCTCGGCGGGAGAGAGATGCTTCATGATTTTGCGTTGAAGGAATTCGGATCTGAGCGACAGAGATAAGAGTGACAGAGCGATAGGTGAGACAGTGAGACTTTGTAGTGCAGCTGCGAATATATGCTACTCAGCACCAAGCCACCAACccattttatattgtttttttataaaatttaaaatgggattaatattcatttaatatttttcattcctattttattacatttcttaaattcATATCTCGATAAATGCCACCTCGTTCGCCACACACAGTGACGTGCGTTTCTCGCTAATATTGTTTTCAATTCGTTATTTCTTCCTCGTCacttaaaaatatgaactattttcttttagtttgtcccttaaaattatgaactttctaatttataaaaaaaacctaATGAAGTAGAACACAGTTTTCCATTAATAATAATCTAATCTTTTTCCATTCTATccatcttttactttatcaattgcgcattaaaactcatattcCTATTATCACGAAAGGAATATTTCCTAAATCCGTACCTTGACTAGTTGATTAAGATATTTCCAGTGTGATCTCACAAGTATCAAGCTCACAAAATtggtgaaataaaataaaactaacaaTAACCAAGTTATGTTGCATCAaccaaattcaaaaataaaataagcaaaGCTAGAAGTCCTCCCAGAATAAACTGGAATCTTGtagtttttccttttttcagaCTGCAAAATCCAAGTTGGAAGATGACATTTTATAGCTGCAGCACCATGGATGATATAGCACACCAGTAGAGCATTTTAACTACGCCTCAGATCCCTTCGACTCAACGACTGTCGAATCCTATTTTCGGCTGAAGGAGAAGCTAGTGTAGAGGGATACCTCCACCGGAGTACTCGACCTCCTGAAGATCAAAACACAACTCATGAGAGGGTACATAGAGCTATGAAATGATGATACGAGCGAGCACATTTGTGAAGCTTCTAAGAAGATAATTTATGAAAAACATGTTAGATCTAAATAAACCAAAGATTTCAACGAACCTGTGGTGGCGGCAAGGATGAAACCCAATCCGATAAGTGAGTTGGAAGAAGGCCGAGTGTGTTAAGCTGTCAACAAAAAGAATTCGGTGAGCTCTCACAAATAATTCAAGATGCAATGGGAGGAGTTCTAATGGCTTCTATAGAAGCTTGAGAACCAACCTTCCAGACGCCTAGCCCTAACGCTGCCACGTTAAGGGCGATGAATACTAGCTTAGGTGCTAGAAGGCCGACTTTATGGTCCTTGTAAGGCTCAAACACTACAAAAGAAAACGTAGAACGTTACGAGGTAAAGTCATTATCATTCCAATTGATAAGCATCTGATGCAGTTACATAGCTCGCAAAGCCAAACAATCGGATAAAACCAAGATTATAACTGTAGCAACGCCTAAATATTGCAGCAACCATGATGCGTGTGTTATAACAAAAATTGAGGAAAGGCCAACAAATATGACTCTCTGTGACTGTTGCACTTAAAATCATCCAACCACTGAAAATGGCAAAACTAACTGCATATGAAATGAAATTAGTGATGCATGGCAACTAAATAGTACTATGTTGTAAAGGAACTCACTTTTCCCGACCCCACGAAGTGCGTTGACAGGCTGTAGAAGAGCTGAAAATGTTATGCCAATGCTGAATAGATGAACCGTGCTTCCGGCCATCCACATCATGAATCCCATCATCATCAAATTCTTGAAGGGTGCTTGTGCAACCTCCCATGCTTTCTGTACATACAAATTAATGTTTCTAGTAACGTTATAAATAAAACAGCAGATAAAGAAACAGAGCAAAATCGTAAAATATTTACAACATGCATGGCAAAGAGGAGACAAGATTTATAAACTAAACACATCTCAGTAGAAATCATTTAGTACTCACAGACTGCACCACCTACCACCAGAAGCATTGAAATAAGGTATCAACACTATCAAAAACAAAGGGCAGTAGCTTATACCAATGAAACCCCACATGTAATGATGTAAAGACGAGAAACTCCCTCTCCTCCTTCTCACTCACACAATTTTCACCTCGGATTTAGTGAGGAATAATAAAGCAAAATGTCTACAGCATATCGCAGAGAAGTTCCTTGAAGTTCCTCTCCATTGAGATTTCTTCACTTGAATCCGAGTTCCAAACTTTGACTAACGAAATCATAACGAAGATAACTCCTATTTGGAACCCTTCACATCGGTGAATAACAATTTAAACTAAATCTTAGCATAGATTTGTATAGAAACAGCCGATTTCACAATAATATCAACAAATGC
This region includes:
- the LOC121743627 gene encoding probable steroid-binding protein 3 codes for the protein MKHLSPAELKAYDGSDPEKPIYVAVRGSIYDVTTGKSFYGPGGAYAVFAGKDASRALAKMSKDESDVVPDLDGLTDKELGVLADWEKKFQAKYPVVGTVTNN
- the LOC121743626 gene encoding ER membrane protein complex subunit 4-like, which produces MDKGKSVMGSGRRWAVGFTDNSASPSLRDIPDPPGFTRASQDQDDSAVSKQKKDAEANWKAQKAWEVAQAPFKNLMMMGFMMWMAGSTVHLFSIGITFSALLQPVNALRGVGKMFEPYKDHKVGLLAPKLVFIALNVAALGLGVWKLNTLGLLPTHLSDWVSSLPPPQEVEYSGGGIPLH
- the LOC121743226 gene encoding mediator of RNA polymerase II transcription subunit 30-like; the protein is MEEKYSTMSSSPTSSNYTHKTTQELAAEGQKHLEETIQSAFLILSAMNDELCNAALWSNTPSSASAAPPPGGANPAAASMSNGHRDVSSDSSASSSASQSHAQHHNNSFEIGGGALDEARLQYKTSVASLRSVLLAILNAQKVQSSESVLTTSGPVSDQTEIEKLEEKASILRTELAEKNKYLKILIDQLRGLLSDISTWQSPCTV